A window of the Salmo trutta chromosome 25, fSalTru1.1, whole genome shotgun sequence genome harbors these coding sequences:
- the znf106a gene encoding zinc finger protein 106 isoform X2 codes for MGRERKCILCQIVYSSKQEMDEHMKSMLHHRELENLKGRDCGHECRVCRVTMVSLTDYADHISSRVHKQRVETAEREGAGNDQEEEYFDKELVKLIEIRKEVIRREEEAAAKRAREEEAQRREEEEQRREEEESRKRQQQIQKWNDARQYFYQKGASWDWRYLNKTPPTPPPPPPPPRKCNGPTWQGQASWDCSSNPAGGRSPWETQEDIRFHWHDRKQGRSSTWHAQGQHNVFKWCAGQRGSGSLHSREGTNKRWQQEDYLQPPTQQQRGGRGAWQQNSRGGGGSTSLYGSSRGGNGLPGVLADPVMTEGLSSTESLHRMDFTSDQLDPVGSFDQLHRDAHFKPQDDGRKGGHQNLAQEGPAGGAERDRKSGTGPKASGSNPKLDKACRWSPYPSHKETHPHPHPSEKHPKGPPPPPTFQTPQIPSAQARDVDLRPRRDITLDLHHSSGLQPTQSRRDLRAGQQRATQHQRSPDHSVEVREPRKHRDISIRISSSDTNNSLRTDRQTTSSSSGSTSTGRRATKPSECLEKGLSSSSTTSPKTNLSRASSPTLNLTSSPKTHLSRASSPTLNLTSSPKTHLSRASSPTPNLTSSPKTHLSRASSPSTTPRTQLSRASSQDSDQPRTQLSRASSQDSDQPRTQLSRASSQDSDQPRLTRHRSQDLGRRQRSNSPQQDQEQLLTEMLRRAKETLLDKRSSVEVSAVNPRTEGLKMVSNDHRMEIKERKMVLHIEEQQQQVESSEGVKIGDDNNRQKRGKTSRQTRQDRASSRVNPAAATEPPLETMMEFVTSPLDNHLSVQSVQVSTSTVESPGGAVLSLSPREVEEEAVGEEEEARGLVAGAGEEAMEVADAGLWSDGDPLRTVDPNLDLHTTSDPSSGSTQTKPTLPLALKRDLTRHIGSKTKSGGGHEPNLNIARRIRNVSGTRRGDAEKDSGLKPTLRQLISSSGSRRCVNWDQVYQEVHRKKQQQGKGMPRFGIEMVSCDQEGEDIPLTEGFQWETLFDLGDSGPSLAPVTPRKRSLSESSVAPDRSTANLSSLFGGQTQGQAMSGERAPGDGAGREVRCSSEQQSSSSFRDPQQPKVEGTQCEDRAQREGQGPLPEGPPGVQPRPDSVMGDSSSGTEQTDTQGARMKRRAAGDIPCPEIPNLERKNKRLKVKSKKERLQVDHLLAVSLREEDLSRSLQGVDNSLLQARAALQAAYMEVQRLLVVKQQVSMEMSTLRRKRIELLQGIQGGDDLSLPRVKSCEEEMPLEMPPSLLSPLTEAPVTNPNQVPLYLPLCSTPPSLSPSHKPQTQPVTQSVVIKQEPLSPGRVTTETEVAESTVTVHQRVHHGPHSTTPEPTPIPTAPRTDCVLSCQPVRGRKSEHHRASRELSQEDSRLPVGACVEWKDPSAGSPGLVHSGERGVQVTTEDRGNFKPHPASLSGPSSRKSSRAGVQDLDTSPVLRPSIAPSIAPPQAEVKTVKRVRKLKKKRVLRKAKGEEQQLDNSDTELETETSFTRPVRLLGTRRKASGRCRPQVTTSSSTSTSSPPGASEDKGELPRPPRSPATRPEEKQEYSDSSLEMVVLPQAAPAEVVTIDTSGPEDRDMDICGVACPQPQPTVSPPAPDTLKTEPQKLACNEVTSTSEMDGSSVVKSEVQLPLTSVKLSKTSSDLSLDASSEPGDDDLPSEGRFEGHQETVNAMQVHMGLLYTCSGDRTVRAFSLVSRECVAVFEGHSTKVNCLLVSSGPGLQQRLYSGSSDQTIRCYNLRSRECVDQFSLPDRVLCLHNRWKVLYAGLANGSVVTLSLKTNKQLDVFECHGPRAVSCLATAQEGARRILLVGSYDSTISIRDAKSGLLLRTLEGHTKTVLCMKVVNDLVFSGSSDQSVHAHNIHTGELVRIYKGHSHAVTVVAILGKVMVTACLDKLVRVYELQSHDRLQVYGGHTDMVMCMAIHKSMIYTGCYDGSVQAVKLSLIQNYHCRWHGCSLIFGVLEHLQQHLLQDHASPNTQNLKCRWKNCDEYFTARNGSKQGAPRHMLQHVEEEWSKPAQP; via the exons ATGGGGAGGGAAAGAAAGTGCATTCTCTGTCAGATCGTTTACAGCTCCAAACAG GAGATGGATGAGCATATGAAGAGTATGCTGCATCATCGTGAACTGGAGAACCTTAAAGGCCG AGACTGTGGCCACGAGTGCCGGGTGTGCCGGGTGACCATGGTGAGCCTAACGGACTACGCCGACCACATATCCAGCAGGGTGCACAAGCAGCGTGTGGAGACGGCGGAACGAGAAGGTGCCGGGAACGACCAGGAAGAGGAGTATTTCGACAAAGAGCTGGTCAAACTGATCGAGATCCGGAAGGAAGTGATCAG gagagaggaggaggctgcAGCAAAGCGTGCCAGAGAGGAGGAGgcgcagaggagagaggaagaggagcagaggagagaggaagaggagagtcgGAAACGGCAGCAACAGATCCAGAAGTGGAATGACGCACGGCAGTACTTCTACCAGAAGGGGGCGTCGTGGGACTGGAGATACCTCAACAAAACCCCTCCAACACCACCGCCGCCGCCGCCACCACCTCGAAAATGCAATGGGCCTACCTGGCAAGGGCAGGCGTCCTGGGACTGCAGCTCTAACCCCGCTGGGGGTCGAAGTCCCTGGGAGACCCAGGAGGACATCAGGTTTCACTGGCACGACAGAAAGCAGGGCCGCAGCTCTACCTGGCACGCGCAGGGACAACACAACGTCTTCAAGTGGTGCGCTGGACAGAGAGGCAGTGGCAGCCTGCACAGCAGAGAGGGAACCAATAAGAGATGGCAGCAGGAAGACTATCTCCAGCCTCCAACACAGcagcagagaggagggaggggagccTGGCAGCAGaacagcagaggaggaggaggtagtaCGAGTCTATACGGCAGTAGCAGAGGGGGTAACGGACTTCCTGGTGTGCTCGCTGACCCTGTCATGACGGAAGGGCTGAGCAGCACAGAGTCTCTTCACAGGATGGACTTCACCAGCGACCAGCTGGATCCAGTCGGGTCCTTCGACCAGCTACATCGAGACGCTCACTTTAAACCGCAGGATGACGGCAGGAAGGGTGGACACCAGAACTTGGCCCAGGAAGGGCCAGCCGGCGGAGCAGAACGTGACCGTAAAAGCGGCACGGGGCCCAAGGCGTCCGGTAGTAATCCTAAACTAGACAAGGCCTGTCGCTGGTCCCCTTATCCGTCTCATAAGGAGACTCACCCTCATCCTCACCCCTCAGAGAAGCACCCAAAgggtcctcctcctcccccaaccTTCCAGACCCCCCAGATCCCTTCGGCCCAGGCCAGAGATGTGGACCTGAGGCCCAGACGTGACATAACGCTGGACCTCCACCACTCCTCGGGTCTGCAGCCGACTCAGTCCAGACGGGACCTGCGAGCAGGCCAGCAGAGAGCAACACAGCATCAGAGGTCTCCTGATCACAGTGTAGAAGTGAGGGAACCCAGGAAACATAGAGACATCTCTATAAGGATCAGTAGTAGTGATACCAACAATAgtctgaggacagacagacaaaccacctcctcttcctctgggtCCACCTCCACCGGACGGAGGGCAACTAAGCCATCAGAGTGCCTTGAGAAAGGCCTGTCTTCCTCTTCTACTACCAGCCCCAAGACCAACCTCAGTAGGGCCTCCAGCCCCACCCTCAACCTAACCTCCAGCCCCAAGACCCACCTCAGTAGAGCCTCCAGCCCCACCCTCAACCTAACCTCCAGCCCCAAGACCCACCTCAGTAGAGCCTCCAGCCCCACCCCCAATCTAACCTCCAGCCCCAAGACCCACCTCAGTAGGGCCTCCAGCCCCTCTACCACCCCCAG GACCCAGCTGAGCCGAGCCTCCAGCCAGGACTCGGACCAGCCCAGGACCCAGCTGAGCCGTGCCTCCAGCCAGGACTCGGACCAGCCCAGGACCCAGCTGAGCCGTGCCTCCAGCCAGGACTCGGACCAGCCCAGGTTGACCAGACACAGAAGCCAGGATttggggaggaggcagagatCAAATTCCCCTCAGCAGGACCAGGAACAGCTGCTGACCGAGATGCTGAGGAGAGCCAAGGAGACACTGCTAGACAAGAGGAGTTCCGTGGAAGTGTCCGCTGTTAACCCCAGGACGGAGGGACTGAAGATGGTGTCCAACGACCATAGGATGGAGATAAAGGAGAGGAAGATGGTGCTACACAtcgaagaacaacaacaacaggtggaGAGCTCTGAGGGCGTTAAGATCGGAGACGACAACAACagacagaagagagggaagaCGTCTCGACAgaccagacaggacagagctAGCAGCAGAGTTAACCCAGCTGCTGCTACCGAGCCTCCTTTGGAGACCATGATGGAGTTTGTGACGTCTCCCTTAGACAACCACCTTTCTGTTCAGTCTGTCCAGGTCAGTACTTCCACCGTGGAGTCCCCAGGGGgggctgtgctctctctctctcccagggaggtggaggaggaggcggtgggggaggaggaggaggcgaggGGCTTGGTGGCTGGTGCCGGAGAGGAGGCCATGGAAGTTGCAGACGCTGGGCTATGGTCAGACGGTGACCCCTTGAGAACCGTCGACCCTAACCTTGACCTCCACACGACCTCTGACCCCTCCTCAGGCTCCACCCAGACCAAACCCACCTTACCTTTAGCCCTGAAGAGGGACCTCACCCGACACATCGGCTCCAAGACCAAGAGCGGCGGCGGCCACGAGCCCAATCTGAACATCGCCCGGCGGATCAGGAATGTGAGCGGGACGAGGAGAGGGGACGCGGAGAAGGATTCGGGGCTGAAACCGACGTTAAGACAGCTCATCAGCTCCTCGGGGTCACGACGCTGTGTCAACTGGGACCAGGTGTACCAGGAAGTCCACAGGAAGAAGCAGCAGCAAGGGAAAGGCATGCCCAG GTTTGGTATAGAGATGGTGTCCTGTGACCAGGAGGGAGAAGACATTCCTCTGACCGAGGGCTTTCAGTGGGAGACCCTCTTCGACCTCGGCGACTCTGGACCATCCCTCGCCCCCGTGACTCCTCGCAAACGAAGCCTCTCGGAGAGTAGCGTGGCTCCAGACCGCTCGACCgctaacctctcctctctcttcggGGGTCAGACCCAAGGTCAGGCAATGTCAGGAGAGAGGGCACCCGGAGATGGGGCTGGAAGGGAAGTGAGATGCAGCTCAGAGCAGCAAAGCTCGTCGTCCTTCAGAGACCCCCAGCAGCCTAAAGTGGAGGGGACACAGTGTGAGGACAGAGCacagagagaaggacaggggCCACTACCAGAGGGGCCACCAGGGGTCCAGCCGAGACCTGACTCCGTGATGGGGGACAGCAGCTCGGGGACCGAGCAGACCGACACGCAGGGAGCCAGGATGAAACGGCGTGCAGCAGGGGACATTCCATGCCCTGAAATCCCTAATTTAGAGAGGAAGAATAAAAGACTGAAGGTCAAGTCCAAGAAAG AGCGTCTGCAGGTGGACCATCTCCTTGCTGTGTCTCTGAGAGAAGAGGATCTGAGCCGGTCTCTCCAAGGGGTCGACAACAGCCTGCTGCAGGCCAGGGCTGCTCTACAGGCTGCCTACATGGAGGTCCAGCGCCTCCTAGTGGTCAAACAGCAG GTTTCCATGGAGATGAGTACTCTCAGAAGGAAGCGTATTGAGTTGCTCCAAGGGATTCAAG GTGGTGACGACCTTTCCCTGCCCAGAGTGAAGAGCTGTGAAGAGGAGATGCCTTTAGAGATGCCCCCCTCCCTGCTGTCGCCTTTAACAGAAGCCCCTGTCACCAATCCTAACCAGgttcccctctacctccccctctgctCCACGcccccctccctgtcccctagCCACAAGCCCCAGACCCAGCCTGTCACACAGTCAGTAGTTATCAAGCAGGAGCCCCTGTCCCCTGGTAGGGTGACCACTGAGACAGAGGTTGCGGAGAGCACAGTTACAGTCCACCAGCGAGTTCACCACGGTCCTCACAGCACCACTCCAGAACCCACACCTATCCCTACAGCCCCTCGCACAG ATTGTGTCCTCAGCTGCCAACCGGTCAGAGGGAGGAAGTCTGAGCATCACAGAGCCAGTAGAGAGCTCTCTCAAGAGGACAGCAGACTACCCGTAGGAGCATGTGTAGAATGGAAGGACCCCTCAGCAGGTTCACCAGGCCTGGTCCATTCGGGAGAGAGGGGTGTCCAGGTTACAACAGAAGACAGGGGTAACTTCAAGCCCCACCCGGCCTCCCTGTCAGGCCCATCCAGTCGCAAGAGCTCCAGAGCCGGGGTCCAGGACCTAGACACCTCCCCCGTCCTTCGTCCGTCCATCGCTCCGTCCATCGCTCCGCCTCAGGCGGAAGTGAAGACCGTAAAGCGCGTGAGGAAGTTGAAGAAGAAGAGGGTGCTGAGGAAGGCCAAGGGGGAGGAGCAACAGCTTGACAACAGCGACACAGAACTGGAGACGGAGACATCCTTCACCCGACCCGTCAGACTCCTCGGCACCCGCAGGAAAGCCAGCGGCAGATGCCGACCCCAGGTCACCACATCCTCCTCCACATCCACCTCCAGCCCGCCCGGAGCATCAGAGGACAAGGGAGAGCTTCCAAGGCCACCAAGGTCTCCAGCCACTAGACCTGAGGAGAAGCAGGAGTACTCTGACTCCTCTCTGGAGATGGTCGTACTCCCCCAGGCAGCTCCAGCTGAAGTGGTCACCATTGACACCTCAGGTCCAGAGGATAGAGACATGGACATCTGCGGTGTTGCCTGTCCACAGCCACAGCCCACTGTCTCACCCCCAGCCCCAGACACACTGAAGACAGAGCCCCAGAAGCTGGCTTGCAATGAGGTGACCTCCACCAGCGAGATGGATGGTAGCTCTGTAGTCAAGAG TGAAGTCCAGCTTCCCCTGACATCTGTCAAGCTGTCCAAGACTTCCTCAG ATCTGTCTCTAGACGCGTCGTCGGAGCCCGGGGACGATGATCTGCCGTCTGAGGGGAGGTTTGAGGGTCACCAGGAGACCGTTAATGCCATGCAGGTCCACATGGGTCTCCTCTATACCTGTTCTGGAGACCGCACTGTTAGAGCCTTCAGCCTGGTG AGCCGTGAGTGTGTGGCTGTGTTTGAGGGCCACAGCACCAAGGTCAACTGTTTGCTGGTTTCTTCTGGACCAGGTCTTCAACAACGCCTTTACTCTGGTTCCAGTGACCAGACTATCCGCTGCTACAACCTCAGG TCCAGGGAGTGTGTGGATCAGTTCTCTCTCCCTGACCGGGTTCTTTGCCTCCACAACCGCTGGAAAGTTCTGTACGCTGGCCTAGCTAACGGCTCCGTGGTCACCTTGAGCCTCAAG ACCAACAAGCAGCTGGATGTGTTCGAGTGTCACGGGCCTCGGGCGGTGAGTTGCCTAGCGACAGCCCAGGAAGGAGCTCGCCGCATCCTATTGGTCGGGTCCTACGACAGTACCATTAGCATCCGGGATGCCAAGAGTGGCCTGTTGCTACGGACTCTAGAGGGACACACCAAGACAGTACTATGTATGAAGGTGGTCAATGACCTGGTCTTCAGTGGCTCCAGCGACCAGTCGGTCCATGCACACAATATACAC actggAGAGTTGGTGCGTATCTATAAAGGACATAGTCATGCTGTCACAGTGGTAGCCATCCTGGGGAAGGTGATGGTCACTGCCTGCCTTGACAAACTGGTCCGCGTCTACGAACTACAG